A region of Zeugodacus cucurbitae isolate PBARC_wt_2022May chromosome 5, idZeuCucr1.2, whole genome shotgun sequence DNA encodes the following proteins:
- the LOC105215554 gene encoding uncharacterized protein LOC105215554 has translation MFLPTTLSLFHASSKYVFRTPLRNFRRLVDVHPRVQRSLKQGEAVVALESTIITHGMPYPQNIETAQSVEQLVSENGALAATIAIIDGRIKVGLTSEEMEKIATKKRDEVIKCSRRDLPYLIATKGSGGTTVAATMIIAHMSGIDIFATGGIGGVHRDGHITLDISADLVELGRTPVTVVSSGIKSILDIPRTLEYLETQGVCVATYGVDDCSFPDFYTRNSGCKVPYNLNGPQEAANLIKALKELELKSGILIGVPVPEQFAANKNIIDAAIEEATNQAKIEGISGKQVTPYLLAAIAKITKGRSLDANIALIKNNASVAAQISRELSNTSKSYMVGSESGPKSASTPLVIGASILDLSLTMVDEIPKVLDGATYCAKPTESAGGVGRNIAEGIFKLYGSANFISIIGNDQLGRSLLKMIPTELRNSVIKDEECATSLCTLLFDKTGDCKIILGNMEIHNNITAEMIEQREEQISSAPIIVMDSNLSLEAMICTLRLAQKYQRPVFFEPTDMRIAHKPFTLPKSLTKQIRMISPNIYELHTIVEAITGNPVQNKVHNGDPIEILLKKAKYLLTLIQDHFDCIVLTLGQQGVLLSLNGDLAVSGKPLFDVTTGSYLPLTKNTKNVHALRFYGAPKVENITNVSGAGDSFTSGYITALLRGYDIKNCVALGFLAAERALQSRAAVPTRYFNDGNEESASLESTLKNLKETSL, from the coding sequence atgtttttgccCACAACTTTGTCATTGTTTCATGCATCATCAAAGTATGTGTTTCGAACTCCTCTTCGTAACTTCAGAAGACTCGTTGACGTTCATCCCAGAGTGCAACGATCACTTAAGCAAGGAGAAGCGGTGGTGGCCTTGGAATCGACGATTATAACACATGGTATGCCTTATCCACAGAATATTGAGACAGCACAGTCGGTGGAACAACTTGTTTCTGAAAATGGTGCATTAGCCGCAACCATTGCAATAATTGACGGTCGAATAAAGGTAGGTCTTACATCAGaggaaatggaaaaaatcgCAACCAAAAAACGTGATGAAGTAATTAAATGTTCAAGACGGGATTTACCTTATTTGATAGCTACAAAAGGAAGTGGTGGCACAACTGTAGCAGCTACTATGATCATAGCACACATGTCGGGAATAGATATATTTGCTACTGGAGGTATTGGTGGAGTTCACCGCGATGGTCACATCACATTGGATATATCAGCAGACCTTGTTGAGTTAGGACGAACACCAGTCACAGTAGTATCGAGTGGCATTAAATCTATATTGGATATACCTCGAACGCTTGAGTATTTAGAAACCCAAGGAGTATGCGTTGCGACATATGGAGTTGATGATTGCAGTTTTCCTGATTTTTATACCCGCAATAGTGGCTGTAAGGTGCCATATAACCTAAATGGTCCACAGGAGGCGGCTAACTTAATAAAAGCTCTGAAAGAGTTGGAACTAAAGTCTGGAATTTTAATTGGTGTGCCTGTGCCAGAGCAATttgcagcaaataaaaatataattgatgcAGCAATTGAAGAGGCAACGAATCAGGCAAAAATTGAGGGAATTAGTGGTAAACAAGTAACACCCTATCTGTTGGCCGCTATTGCCAAAATAACGAAGGGTAGAAGTCTAGATGCAAATATTGCACTAATTAAAAACAATGCTAGTGTTGCTGCCCAAATATCTCGAGAATTATCAAATACAAGTAAAAGCTATATGGTCGGAAGTGAATCAGGACCTAAATCAGCTTCCACCCCTCTAGTGATTGGGGCATCAATTTTAGATCTTTCATTAACAATGGTCGATGAAATACCAAAAGTGCTTGATGGAGCTACTTATTGTGCAAAACCAACGGAATCAGCGGGTGGCGTCGGACGCAATATTGCCGAGggcatttttaaattgtatggcTCAGCAAACTTTATTTCCATTATTGGAAACGATCAACTCGGAAGGAGCTTATTAAAAATGATTCCAACTGAATTGAGAAATTCAGTAATCAAAGATGAAGAATGTGCCACTTCCCTTTGCACTCTACTTTTTGATAAAACTGGTgattgcaaaattattttaggAAATATGGAGATTCATAATAATATTACGGCTGAGATGATTGAACAACGTGAGGAGCAGATAAGTTCTGCTCCAATAATTGTGATGGATAGCAATCTCTCTCTTGAAGCGATGATATGTACTCTACGTCTTGCACAAAAATATCAGCGACCAGTGTTTTTTGAACCAACGGATATGCGAATTGCTCACAAGCCCTTTACTCTACCTAAGAGTCTTACCAAACAGATTCGAATGATATCGCCAAATATTTACGAATTACACACCATTGTTGAAGCGATCACCGGAAATCCAGTACAGAATAAAGTCCACAATGGTGATCCTATAGAAATTTTACTGAAGAAAGCAAAATACCTGTTGACACTGATTCAAGATCATTTCGATTGCATCGTTCTAACACTTGGGCAACAAGGGGTATTACTTAGTTTGAATGGGGACTTAGCGGTATCTGGCAAACCATTGTTCGATGTAACTACAGGTTCTTATTTGCCCTTgacgaaaaatacaaaaaatgttcaTGCACTACGATTTTATGGCGCACCGAAAGTAGAAAACATCACGAACGTATCCGGAGCTGGTGACAGTTTTACTAGTGGTTATATAACAGCACTTTTACGAGGATATGACATAAAAAATTGTGTAGCGTTGGGATTTTTGGCTGCAGAACGGGCATTGCAGTCTCGTGCAGCAGTACCGACTCGCTATTTCAATGATGGTAATGAAGAATCTGCCAGTTTAGAATCTACCTTAAAGAACCTCAAGGAAACATCTTTGTAA
- the LOC105215557 gene encoding COMM domain-containing protein 3 yields the protein MTLKLSDPVIKGLQQLGTEINIDISKKLIANTLKHTLSPEASVPPVPDIYVTNADKAKLSEYAVVTLLVVATKHGTDAGILRTLLEKYEIQSTILEELVRTYEDHRKELTIRQLQIGSDFPHITDVQWRIMADVRSSTSDCSSGEVSFHVNLGRYNETNGERETIVEFVCSTEEMQLLINKLKEIERHCEKVANK from the exons atGACCCTTAAGTTATCTGATCCTGTGATAAAGGGTCTTCAGCAATTGGgtacagaaataaatatagacATTTCCAAAAAACTTATAGCAAACACACTAAAACATACACTTTCCCCTGAAGCAA GTGTTCCTCCAGTGCCGGATATCTACGTTACGAATGCGGATAAAGCGAAACTTAGTGAATATGCTGTAGTGACGTTATTAGTGGTAGCTACCAAACACGGCACTGATGCTGGGATTTTACGAACGcttttggaaaaatatgaaatccaaTCAACTATTTTAGAGGAATTGGTACGCACATATGAGGATCACCGAAAAGAACTAACCATTCGTCAATTGCAAATAGGCAGTGATTTTCCACATATTACCGACGTACAATGGCGCATTATGGCTGATGTTCGCTCATCTACTTCTGATTGTAGTTCCGGTGAAGTGAGTTTTCATGTAAACCTTGGCCGTTATAATGAAACCAATGGAGAACGAGAAACTATTGTAGAATTTGTATGCAGTACTGAGGAAATGCAattactaattaataaattaaaagaaattgaaagacATTGTGAGAAAGTggctaataaataa
- the Mmadhc_0 gene encoding cobalamin trafficking protein CblD produces MSLSLLRCLNRGGGGVLHVTNNATKLSLPASPASSSSSTPIVGVSSIAHYSRRSDPKNLDSVFKVVKSKARVEDDSDFLGGECGPNWELLAPRGNRFYFPNAVGPAWQGASTTINLEAPLESIVDFDGKNTKQNAMLQFTVGECPSLIRKSLHELFPAPEVVSSEKLALMTLRFSGDNEQGARKFVLAAREITSRLRLHGYWADFMNPFSGKPFYSWANGKNLYKVDERFRGINMKLIKKNHCTVISTEDGDATFSGVIYTNAPCDYLQIKSLIDEQV; encoded by the exons ATGTCACTTTCGCTGTTGCGATGCCTAAATCGGGGGGGAGGAGGGGTGTTACATGTCACCAATAATGCTACTAAACTATCACTGCCAGCGTCGCCAGCGTCGTCATCGTCGTCAACGCCAATCGTGGGTGTTTCAAGCATAGCGCATTATTCGCGACGTAGTGACCCCAAAAACCTTGATAGTGTTTTCAAGGTGGTAAAATCTAAGGCTCGTGTTGAAG ATGACTCTGATTTTCTTGGTGGCGAATGTGGACCGAATTGGGAATTGCTTGCTCCTCGGGGGAATCGCTTCTATTTTCCAAATGCAGTTGGACCCGCATGGCAAGGAGCGTCAACAACTATCAATTTAGAAGCACCACTGGAGTCAATTGTCGATTTCGATGGAAAG aatacaaaacaaaatgccATGCTACAGTTTACTGTCGGTGAATGTCCTTCACTAATAAGAAAGTCATTACACGAACTTTTTCCGGCTCCTGAAGTGGTTTCTAGTGAGAAATTAGCTCTAATGACATTGCGTTTTTCTGGCGATAATGAGCAAGGAGCAAGGAAG TTTGTTTTGGCGGCACGCGAAATTACCTCACGATTGCGCTTACATGGATATTGGGCGGATTTTATGAATCCATTCAGTGGCAAGCCTTTTTATTCTTGGGCGAACggaaaaaatttgtataaagttgACGAACGATTTAGAGGGATAAATATGAAGTTGATTAAAAAGAATCACTGCACTGTAATTAGCACCGAAGACGGCGATGCCACATTTTCTGGAGTCATATACACGAATGCGCCATGTGATTATTTACAAATCAAATCGCTTATTGACGAACAAGTATAG